The genomic interval GCTTCTGGTGGCGGCGGCGGCTATGGCGGCGGCGGCATGAACATGGAAGATATATTCAGCCAGTTTGGCGATATCTTTGGTGGCGGTGGCGGCGGTGGCAGTCCTTTCGATAGTTTTTTCGGCGGACAGCAACAACGCAGCAGCGGCAGACGCGTAGCTAAAGGCACTAACCTTCGTATTAAAGTCAAACTTACCCTTGAAGAAATAGCGCATGGCGCAGAGAAAAAAATAAAGGTTAATAAACAGATTGTTTGTAAAACCTGCGATGGTTCGGGAGCTAAGGACAAATCATCTATCAGCACTTGTAAAACCTGTGGTGGCAGTGGTTCTGTTCGCAGAGTAACCAATACCATCTTAGGCCAGATGCAGACTACTTCTACCTGCCCGACTTGTAATGGTGCCGGCTCACAGATTACTTCTAAATGTACCTCATGTCATGGTGAAGGAACAGTTCGTGGCGAGGAAACGATTACCATTAACATTCCTGCGGGTGTAAGTGACGGTATGCAATTGAGCATGAGCGGAAAAGGTAATGCTGCCCCTAATGGTGGTATTCCTGGTGATCTGATCATCCTGATTGAAGAAATCCCTCATGAAACCTTGAAACGTGAAGGAAACAATATCGTTTATGATTTACACTTAAGTATTATTGATGCTGCATTAGGCTACAGCGCCGAAGTACCAACAATTGATGGGAAAGCTAAAATCAAAATCGAACCAGGTACACAAAGCGGAAAGTTATTACGCCTGAAAGCTAAAGGTATTCCTGAAGTGAATTCTTATCACCGTGGTGAT from Pedobacter sp. WC2423 carries:
- the dnaJ gene encoding molecular chaperone DnaJ, giving the protein MSKRDYYDILGVSKGSSPEEIKKAYRKLAIKFHPDKNPDDHTAEDKFKEAAEAYEILSNPEKKQRYDHYGHAGVGGASGGGGGYGGGGMNMEDIFSQFGDIFGGGGGGGSPFDSFFGGQQQRSSGRRVAKGTNLRIKVKLTLEEIAHGAEKKIKVNKQIVCKTCDGSGAKDKSSISTCKTCGGSGSVRRVTNTILGQMQTTSTCPTCNGAGSQITSKCTSCHGEGTVRGEETITINIPAGVSDGMQLSMSGKGNAAPNGGIPGDLIILIEEIPHETLKREGNNIVYDLHLSIIDAALGYSAEVPTIDGKAKIKIEPGTQSGKLLRLKAKGIPEVNSYHRGDQIIHVNIWTPKALSSEERNMLEKLRESPNFKPQPGKNDKSFFEKMKEYFE